The window ATTTGGTAAAGATGAAAAAAATATCGATATTCGTATTAATTTTACTTACTTCCTCCATTTGGAGTGAGGAAATCCGTATCGCGGACGAAGTTTTTTTTGGAGTAATAGTTTCACAAACCTCTGAAGAGGTAGTTTTTCAATGGAAAGGACAAAAGTATTCGTTTCCAAGAAGTTCCGTAGACTCTATTAAATCCGAATCAAAGGATATTGACCGATCCTTTGCTATAGTTTCAGTTTCTGCTCAAGGCGGAACAGTGATTCGCGGCTACATTCTTGAAAATAAAAATGAGATTATAGTTATTCAAACGGATTTAGGGATTATTAAATTAACTCAAAGCAAAGTCTTAAAAATTGAAGGGCAAAGGGATTCTGACTTTTCTCCAAATCCAAAGTACCTTTTAAGCAATCGTGCAAAATTAAATTATCTTACATTAAGTCTTGGTCCTGGAGCTTTATTAAATTCAAACAGCGGGCTTCAGAAAAATTTCGGTTTCATAAGAATCCAATTTGATCCTTCTCTTTTTAACTTAGATCGATTTGGAAAAATTGGAATAACAATAGAAGGGCTATCTTCAGAAAATAAGAAAGGCGAAGGCTCTGCATTCGATTCTTATTTAATGCACATTTCGTATTCATACTACTTCCGTGAGGGAAAGCAATTTCAACCATTTGCAAGGTTGCGAGCGGGAGGAGGGGTTCTTCTAATCAAAAACGAAGAGGAAGCTTTAACTCCCTACGTTTATAGCGGATCAGTTGTCTTCGGATTGAGAACCATGATCTCAGATCAATTCTATTTAGATACAGCTTATTCAGTAGGCGGTATATCTGGTCGAACAAAAGGCGTTAACTACCAAGAGTTTTCAATTGGAACTGGGATAAGATTATGAAATGTCATTTAATCTTTTTTATATTTATTCTTTTTAGCATAAAGTGTGCTGCTGATCCGATTAGTGAAAATGAAAAGAAAAATGAATCAAAAGTTATATGGTTTCGAACTGCTGATAGAACTGGAGAAGTCGCGAAAATCGAATGGCTTTGTAGCGAAGAAACTAAATCAAAAATATTGTTACTAGGTAAAAGTTTTAGCGGCCTAGAAATACCTTTTAAATCAAAATTCCACGCGGCTACTTTAAACTCTGTTAGTACTGGCGATAAGTTTATAATCAAATGCGGCGATGGTCAAGATTTCTCAAAGAATTCTATGATTGGAGTCATCGAAGATCCTTCTCCAAAGACTTTATTTCTTATTGGAGGTATTGGTGATCAATTATCTCCGATCGCGCAAGTCGACGCTTATAGCCCAACACAAAACATTTGGATCCCTAATATAACATCGGTACCTACACCGCGACATTCATCGGTTATATTGAATCATCTTGGTAAAATTTATATTTTAGGTGGACGAACAACTACTACGACAACGGGGATCGTTGAATCTTTTGATCCTAAATCGAATCAATGGACAAGGCTCTCAGATATGCCTGTTCCATTACAAGGACATACTGGAGTTTCCTTGAATGGATATATTTATTTGTTTGGCGGTTCGACGACTCCGGATATGACTACTGGCACTCTCCCGCCATTTTCAATCTATCGATTCGACGCTACTTCAGGTTTAGGTTCATGGACAACTAT of the Leptospira sp. WS92.C1 genome contains:
- a CDS encoding Kelch repeat-containing protein; protein product: MKCHLIFFIFILFSIKCAADPISENEKKNESKVIWFRTADRTGEVAKIEWLCSEETKSKILLLGKSFSGLEIPFKSKFHAATLNSVSTGDKFIIKCGDGQDFSKNSMIGVIEDPSPKTLFLIGGIGDQLSPIAQVDAYSPTQNIWIPNITSVPTPRHSSVILNHLGKIYILGGRTTTTTTGIVESFDPKSNQWTRLSDMPVPLQGHTGVSLNGYIYLFGGSTTPDMTTGTLPPFSIYRFDATSGLGSWTTITIATPLLDRINSTSCVLGGSILLSGGRNPANGTTSVIQDSYSPGLNTTTLRDEADLITGRYGQGVACSDDYKLNPKRSLAIFIGGSSQTDLIQPPVAITPLATVEIFDPVPNTIAAGPSLPVALFAPGVYYESNQDLVYVTGGSTNVNVPTSDIYILRNPGSASSVWNKLNTSMPVRRFGHGIAAY